In one Solanum dulcamara chromosome 1, daSolDulc1.2, whole genome shotgun sequence genomic region, the following are encoded:
- the LOC129881096 gene encoding uncharacterized protein At1g01500-like isoform X1, which yields MENGHESLSNGKLADPALQIIRHHSYQSSCGKLSLSWLDIRVFYIRVSNFMVDDSTPEYLTLNHIPLSPDTLLEVNGTRCSMYSEGVSCLLRRDRADKKSEEATFVSTDSIRLTGSVKFEVFNNDDLVLSGFLEMSSSNGFVGESKNSERRWNMNCESVMNAGTGFLKGKQIIDSESLSPTVEVFITGCFSGTPIILTKSLQLNHRKKHNRKGMLHSIPEHETDEQQKDVSSELDLQVTEYRKYEPESEEDYSNMYWRQMEYMDGEDGELSWFNAGVRVGVGIGLGICVGVGIGVGLLVRTYQTTTRNFRRLV from the exons ATGGAGAATGGTCATGAATCACTCAGCAATGGAAAACTGGCTGATCCTGCTCTCCAAATTATTAGGCACCATTCTTACCAATCATCGTGTGGTAAATTATCGTTATCTTGGTTAGATATAAGAGTTTTCTATATTAGAGTCAGCAATTTTATGGTTGATGATTCCACCCCGGAATATCTTACTCTCAACCACATTCCTCTAAGTCCCGATACATTGCTTGAAGTCAATGGAACAAGATGTTCCATGTATTCAGAAGGAGTGTCTTGTCTCCTTCGAAGGGATCGGGCTGATAAGAAATCCGAAGAAGCTACATTTGTGAGCACGGATAGTATAAGGTTGACGGGAAGTGTGAAATTTGAGGTTTTCAATAATGATGATCTTGTGCTCTCGGGGTTTTTAGAGATGTCGAGTAGTAATGGTTTTGTTGGGGAGTCTAAAAACAGTGAGAGGAGATGGAACATGAATTGTGAATCGGTGATGAACGCTGGCACTGGTTTCCTGAAGGGTAAACAAATTATAGATTCTGAATCATTATCACCAACAGTTGAAGTCTTTATTACTGGTTGCTTCTCCGGGACACCTATCATCTTGACCAAGAGTTTGCAGCTCAATCACCGGAAGAAGCACAACAGGAAGGGTATGTTACACTCAATCCCGGAGCATGAAACAGATGAACAGCAGAAAGATGTCTCGTCTGAACTTGATCTGCAG GTTACAGAATATAGAAAGTATGAACCAGAAAGCGAAGAAGACTACAGCAACATGTATTGGAGACAGATGGAGTATATGGATGGTGAAGATGGGGAACTATCCTGGTTCAATGCTGGGGTCCGTGTTGGTGTAGGTATCGGCCTTGGCATTTGCGTAGGAGTTGGAATAGGAGTTGGCCTGTTAGTCCGCACCTACCAGACTACTACGCGGAACTTCAGAAGGCTTGTGTGA
- the LOC129881096 gene encoding uncharacterized protein At1g01500-like isoform X2 yields the protein MENGHESLSNGKLADPALQIIRHHSYQSSCGKLSLSWLDIRVFYIRVSNFMVDDSTPEYLTLNHIPLSPDTLLEVNGTRCSMYSEGVSCLLRRDRADKKSEEATFVSTDSIRLTGSVKFEVFNNDDLVLSGFLEMSSSNGFVGESKNSERRWNMNCESVMNAGTGFLKGKQIIDSESLSPTVEVFITGCFSGTPIILTKSLQLNHRKKHNRKGMLHSIPEHETDEQQKDVSSELDLQKWIFQSSLVQEFARLLNFIVC from the exons ATGGAGAATGGTCATGAATCACTCAGCAATGGAAAACTGGCTGATCCTGCTCTCCAAATTATTAGGCACCATTCTTACCAATCATCGTGTGGTAAATTATCGTTATCTTGGTTAGATATAAGAGTTTTCTATATTAGAGTCAGCAATTTTATGGTTGATGATTCCACCCCGGAATATCTTACTCTCAACCACATTCCTCTAAGTCCCGATACATTGCTTGAAGTCAATGGAACAAGATGTTCCATGTATTCAGAAGGAGTGTCTTGTCTCCTTCGAAGGGATCGGGCTGATAAGAAATCCGAAGAAGCTACATTTGTGAGCACGGATAGTATAAGGTTGACGGGAAGTGTGAAATTTGAGGTTTTCAATAATGATGATCTTGTGCTCTCGGGGTTTTTAGAGATGTCGAGTAGTAATGGTTTTGTTGGGGAGTCTAAAAACAGTGAGAGGAGATGGAACATGAATTGTGAATCGGTGATGAACGCTGGCACTGGTTTCCTGAAGGGTAAACAAATTATAGATTCTGAATCATTATCACCAACAGTTGAAGTCTTTATTACTGGTTGCTTCTCCGGGACACCTATCATCTTGACCAAGAGTTTGCAGCTCAATCACCGGAAGAAGCACAACAGGAAGGGTATGTTACACTCAATCCCGGAGCATGAAACAGATGAACAGCAGAAAGATGTCTCGTCTGAACTTGATCTGCAG AAGTGGATCTTTCAATCATCGCTAGTCCAAGAATTTGCACGGCTTCTCAACTTCATTGTGTGTTAA
- the LOC129890059 gene encoding uncharacterized protein LOC129890059 isoform X1, which yields MFRRKSHSHCDQEGEDQPHKVKELRTSLGAPLSGRNLQYCSDTCLRRYLEARNWNVDKAKKMLEESLKWRSTFKPEEIRWHEVAIEGETGKAYRANFRDHDGRTVLILRPGMQNTTALDNQMRHLVYLIENAILNLPQDQEQMSWLIDFTGWSLTNNVPIKSARETVNILQNHYPERLAIAFLYNPPRIFEAFWKIVKYFLDPKTMQKVKFVYPKNKESVELMKSYFDMDNLPIELGGKANLKYDHEEFSRQMAQDDVKASKFWNFDKHNTESNGYSAAEVAPKTECLATPVKV from the exons ATGTTTCGTCGCAAGAGCCATTCCCATTGTGATCAGGAGGGTGAGGATCAACCGCACAAG GTTAAGGAGCTTAGAACTTCCTTGGGAGCGCCACTATCAGGACGCAACTTACAGTACTGCAGTGATACATGTTTAAGGAGATATTTGGAAGCGCGGAATTGGAATGTTGATAAAGCAAAGAAGATGTTGGAAGAGTCCTTAAAATGGAGGTCAACTTTTAAGCCTGAAGAGATCCGCTGG CATGAAGTTGCAATTGAAGGTGAGACTGGGAAAGCTTATAGAGCAAATTTTCGTGACCATGATGGGAGGACTGTTCTTATCTTGAGACCGGGAATGCAG AACACGACAGCACTAGACAACCAAATGAGGCATTTGGTGTATCTGATAGAGAATGCAATTCTTAATCTTCCACAAGACCAAGAGCAAATGTCATGGTTGATAGACTTCACAGGATGGTCTTTAACCAATAATGTTCCCATTAAATCTGCTCGCGAGACGGTCAATATTTTGCAGAATCACTATCCTGAAAGACTTGCTATAGCGTTTCTGTACAACCCTCCGCGAATTTTTGAAGCATTTTGGAAG ATAGTCAAGTATTTTCTGGATCCAAAAACAATGCAGAAGGTCAAATTTGTTTATCCAAAGAACAAGGAGAGTGTAGAACTGATGAAGTCTTATTTTGACATGGATAATTTACCAATTGAATTGGGAGGAAAAGCAAATTTGAAATATGATCATGAAGAGTTCTCAAGGCAAATGGCTCAAGATGATGTGAAAGCTTCAAAGTTTTGGAATTTTGACAAACACAACACTGAATCTAATGGCTACTCTGCAGCTGAGGTTGCTCCAAAGACTGAATGTCTTGCTACACCAGTCAAAGTTTAG
- the LOC129890059 gene encoding uncharacterized protein LOC129890059 isoform X2, producing MFRRKSHSHCDQEGEDQPHKVKELRTSLGAPLSGRNLQYCSDTCLRRYLEARNWNVDKAKKMLEESLKWRSTFKPEEIRWHEVAIEGETGKAYRANFRDHDGRTVLILRPGMQNTTALDNQMRHLVYLIENAILNLPQDQEQMSWLIDFTGWSLTNNVPIKSARETVNILQNHYPERLAIAFLYNPPRIFEAFWKKVKFVYPKNKESVELMKSYFDMDNLPIELGGKANLKYDHEEFSRQMAQDDVKASKFWNFDKHNTESNGYSAAEVAPKTECLATPVKV from the exons ATGTTTCGTCGCAAGAGCCATTCCCATTGTGATCAGGAGGGTGAGGATCAACCGCACAAG GTTAAGGAGCTTAGAACTTCCTTGGGAGCGCCACTATCAGGACGCAACTTACAGTACTGCAGTGATACATGTTTAAGGAGATATTTGGAAGCGCGGAATTGGAATGTTGATAAAGCAAAGAAGATGTTGGAAGAGTCCTTAAAATGGAGGTCAACTTTTAAGCCTGAAGAGATCCGCTGG CATGAAGTTGCAATTGAAGGTGAGACTGGGAAAGCTTATAGAGCAAATTTTCGTGACCATGATGGGAGGACTGTTCTTATCTTGAGACCGGGAATGCAG AACACGACAGCACTAGACAACCAAATGAGGCATTTGGTGTATCTGATAGAGAATGCAATTCTTAATCTTCCACAAGACCAAGAGCAAATGTCATGGTTGATAGACTTCACAGGATGGTCTTTAACCAATAATGTTCCCATTAAATCTGCTCGCGAGACGGTCAATATTTTGCAGAATCACTATCCTGAAAGACTTGCTATAGCGTTTCTGTACAACCCTCCGCGAATTTTTGAAGCATTTTGGAAG AAGGTCAAATTTGTTTATCCAAAGAACAAGGAGAGTGTAGAACTGATGAAGTCTTATTTTGACATGGATAATTTACCAATTGAATTGGGAGGAAAAGCAAATTTGAAATATGATCATGAAGAGTTCTCAAGGCAAATGGCTCAAGATGATGTGAAAGCTTCAAAGTTTTGGAATTTTGACAAACACAACACTGAATCTAATGGCTACTCTGCAGCTGAGGTTGCTCCAAAGACTGAATGTCTTGCTACACCAGTCAAAGTTTAG
- the LOC129881096 gene encoding uncharacterized protein At1g01500-like isoform X3 → MENGHESLSNGKLADPALQIIRHHSYQSSCGKLSLSWLDIRVFYIRVSNFMVDDSTPEYLTLNHIPLSPDTLLEVNGTRCSMYSEGVSCLLRRDRADKKSEEATFVSTDSIRLTGSVKFEVFNNDDLVLSGFLEMSSSNGFVGESKNSERRWNMNCESVMNAGTGFLKGKQIIDSESLSPTVEVFITGCFSGTPIILTKSLQLNHRKKHNRKGMLHSIPEHETDEQQKDVSSELDLQRIMWLVNSLLIGYML, encoded by the exons ATGGAGAATGGTCATGAATCACTCAGCAATGGAAAACTGGCTGATCCTGCTCTCCAAATTATTAGGCACCATTCTTACCAATCATCGTGTGGTAAATTATCGTTATCTTGGTTAGATATAAGAGTTTTCTATATTAGAGTCAGCAATTTTATGGTTGATGATTCCACCCCGGAATATCTTACTCTCAACCACATTCCTCTAAGTCCCGATACATTGCTTGAAGTCAATGGAACAAGATGTTCCATGTATTCAGAAGGAGTGTCTTGTCTCCTTCGAAGGGATCGGGCTGATAAGAAATCCGAAGAAGCTACATTTGTGAGCACGGATAGTATAAGGTTGACGGGAAGTGTGAAATTTGAGGTTTTCAATAATGATGATCTTGTGCTCTCGGGGTTTTTAGAGATGTCGAGTAGTAATGGTTTTGTTGGGGAGTCTAAAAACAGTGAGAGGAGATGGAACATGAATTGTGAATCGGTGATGAACGCTGGCACTGGTTTCCTGAAGGGTAAACAAATTATAGATTCTGAATCATTATCACCAACAGTTGAAGTCTTTATTACTGGTTGCTTCTCCGGGACACCTATCATCTTGACCAAGAGTTTGCAGCTCAATCACCGGAAGAAGCACAACAGGAAGGGTATGTTACACTCAATCCCGGAGCATGAAACAGATGAACAGCAGAAAGATGTCTCGTCTGAACTTGATCTGCAG CGTATCATGTGGCTGGTGAATTCTCTGCTAATTGGGTACATGCTCTAG